One genomic window of Cricetulus griseus strain 17A/GY chromosome 3, alternate assembly CriGri-PICRH-1.0, whole genome shotgun sequence includes the following:
- the C3H5orf24 gene encoding UPF0461 protein C5orf24 homolog, with amino-acid sequence MMHPVAGSNPAFCGPGKPSCLGEDAMRAADQFDIYSSQQSKYGHTVSHKPMVCQRQDPLNETHLQPPSGRNIEIKDELKKKKNLNRSGKRGRPSGTTKSAGYRTSTGRPLGTTKAAGFKTSPGRPLGTTKAAGYKVSPGRPPGSIKALSRLADLGYGCGTAAFPYPMMHSRVVHGVQETSGEVKPPSE; translated from the coding sequence ATGATGCATCCTGTTGCCGGCAGTAATCCAGCGTTCTGTGGGCCTGGCAAACCTTCCTGCCTCGGTGAAGATGCCATGAGAGCTGCTGACCAGTTTGATATATATTCTTCCCAGCAAAGCAAATACGGCCACACAGTCAGCCACAAACCAATGGTTTGTCAGAGGCAAGACCCATTAAATGAAACACACTTGCAGCCTCCCAGTGGCAGAAACATAGAGATAAAAGatgaactaaagaaaaagaaaaacctcaatcGATCTGGTAAGCGCGGCCGGCCTTCGGGAACCACCAAGTCAGCGGGATACCGGACCAGCACAGGCAGACCCCTGGGAACTACCAAAGCAGCTGGATTTAAGACAAGTCCAGGCAGACCTTTGGGTACAACCAAAGCTGCAGGGTACAAGGTCAGCCCAGGGAGGCCTCCAGGTAGCATTAAAGCTCTGTCCCGGCTTGCAGATCTTGGCTATGGCTGTGGTACTGCTGCCTTTCCTTACCCCATGATGCATAGCAGAGTGGTCCACGGGGTGCAGGAAACCAGCGGGGAAGTCAAGCCACCCAGTGAATGA